Proteins encoded by one window of Chondrinema litorale:
- a CDS encoding sensor histidine kinase, producing the protein MKGIFSISKNSNSMGFPAKLKSNFQNIGNYFLQNESWVYFVVVLCTSISINNQQENPTWTQYFIYLCINTILILPILIFSSKKKGFNQQLTFWLFLLPIYFTVLFLVSDSLPIPKLWQDDVLFLAGFCSATVLLVQLNQLFKNDKTNVNWWQKISLDKAIVFTLFLISLVLSIMATSSLEIPELDTEEQLLIGFQFDIGKIFRYFPTFLSFLAQFFCLYLIGYFFFYINHHFLIKKLLKKRGLAFYILGLTGTVFLFYPIAGQLIIWLPINETFGAFLKPSPFESENAFVTIFLLVVSIPIILAILFFQQQQQIDSLEKEKVASELDLLKQQINPHFFFNTLNNLYALSLTGNAQTPEMILKLSELMRYVIYKGKKNEVTLEEEIAYLKDYIQIQQVRSIKKLDYSFDTDISVKEQLIPPLLFIIFVENAFKHGIEPAEHACYLHLTLRNDADKIVFTCRNSIENSVENSTGTNQEESGEGVGISNLKKRLQLLFPQKHQLTLNKEKDSFTAQLTLNLS; encoded by the coding sequence ATGAAAGGCATTTTTAGTATTTCCAAAAATTCTAACTCAATGGGTTTTCCAGCCAAGTTGAAATCTAACTTCCAAAACATTGGTAACTATTTTCTTCAAAATGAGAGTTGGGTGTATTTTGTGGTTGTACTTTGCACTTCGATTTCGATTAACAATCAGCAAGAAAATCCAACTTGGACTCAGTATTTCATTTACTTGTGCATCAATACCATTCTCATTTTACCTATCCTTATCTTTTCTAGCAAAAAGAAGGGTTTTAATCAGCAATTAACTTTTTGGCTGTTCTTGTTGCCTATTTATTTCACTGTTCTTTTTCTGGTTTCTGATTCTTTACCTATTCCAAAACTTTGGCAAGATGATGTTTTATTTTTAGCTGGTTTCTGCTCAGCAACAGTACTTTTAGTTCAGCTTAATCAACTTTTTAAAAATGATAAGACAAATGTTAATTGGTGGCAGAAAATCAGTCTAGATAAAGCGATTGTTTTTACCTTGTTTCTAATTTCTTTGGTACTTTCTATTATGGCAACTTCTAGCTTAGAAATTCCCGAGCTAGACACGGAAGAACAATTGTTAATCGGATTTCAATTCGATATTGGAAAAATTTTCAGGTATTTTCCTACCTTTTTAAGCTTTCTTGCTCAGTTCTTTTGTCTTTACCTCATTGGTTATTTTTTCTTTTACATCAACCATCATTTTCTCATTAAAAAGCTTTTAAAAAAGCGAGGCTTAGCATTTTACATTTTGGGTTTAACTGGCACCGTATTTTTGTTTTATCCAATTGCTGGTCAACTTATCATTTGGTTACCGATTAATGAAACCTTTGGTGCATTTCTTAAACCTTCTCCCTTTGAATCTGAAAATGCTTTTGTTACTATCTTTCTTTTGGTCGTTTCCATTCCAATTATTTTGGCTATTCTCTTTTTTCAACAGCAACAGCAGATAGATTCTTTGGAAAAAGAAAAAGTAGCTTCTGAATTAGATTTACTCAAACAACAAATTAACCCGCACTTCTTTTTTAACACTTTAAATAATTTGTATGCGCTTAGTCTCACTGGAAATGCGCAAACGCCAGAAATGATCTTAAAACTCTCCGAATTGATGCGATACGTGATTTATAAGGGAAAAAAGAATGAAGTTACACTAGAAGAAGAAATTGCCTATCTAAAAGATTATATTCAGATTCAGCAAGTGCGATCGATTAAAAAACTTGATTATAGTTTTGATACTGATATAAGCGTAAAAGAACAGCTCATTCCTCCTTTGCTTTTTATCATTTTTGTGGAAAATGCTTTTAAACATGGAATTGAACCCGCAGAGCATGCTTGTTATTTACATCTTACTTTAAGAAATGATGCTGATAAAATTGTCTTCACATGTAGAAATTCGATTGAAAATTCGGTTGAAAACTCAACTGGAACAAATCAAGAAGAATCTGGTGAAGGTGTAGGCATTAGTAATTTGAAAAAAAGATTGCAACTTCTTTTCCCTCAAAAACATCAATTAACTTTAAATAAAGAAAAAGATAGTTTTACTGCTCAATTAACCTTAAACCTCTCATGA
- a CDS encoding LytR/AlgR family response regulator transcription factor, producing the protein MTLHCLIIDDEPLAHEVLLKYAEDLPFLKIVGQCYLATDALQFLNNHEVDLLFLDIKMPKLRGLDFLRTLRIKPLVIITSAYEEYALESYELDVIDYLHKPFGFDRFLKAVSKAQEILQLKNKTRSEPQSITEKEKSILIKVDKKHIQVDVCDIYYLESYGNYVKVWLEDSFHLTPKTLSSFEQQLQANGFIRIHKQQVINAEKIDYFEGNLVKLRNGTELQVGKNNRILVKQWIADNLK; encoded by the coding sequence ATGACATTACACTGCCTGATAATTGACGATGAACCTCTTGCGCATGAAGTTTTATTGAAATATGCGGAAGATTTGCCTTTCCTAAAAATTGTTGGGCAGTGTTATCTGGCAACCGATGCTTTGCAGTTTTTGAATAATCATGAAGTGGATTTGCTCTTTTTAGACATTAAAATGCCCAAACTTCGTGGATTAGATTTTCTTAGAACTTTAAGAATTAAGCCTTTGGTAATTATTACTTCTGCTTATGAGGAGTATGCTTTAGAAAGCTACGAACTTGATGTGATTGATTATTTGCACAAACCTTTTGGCTTCGATCGCTTTCTAAAAGCCGTTAGCAAAGCGCAAGAAATACTTCAATTAAAAAACAAAACTCGCTCTGAGCCGCAGTCTATTACTGAAAAAGAAAAGAGCATTTTAATTAAAGTTGATAAAAAACACATTCAAGTTGATGTCTGTGATATTTATTATTTGGAAAGCTATGGCAATTATGTAAAGGTTTGGCTAGAAGATTCTTTTCATCTTACTCCTAAGACTTTGAGTAGTTTCGAACAGCAATTGCAAGCAAATGGTTTTATTAGAATACACAAACAGCAAGTGATTAATGCTGAAAAGATAGATTACTTTGAAGGGAATTTGGTAAAACTTCGGAATGGAACTGAACTGCAAGTAGGTAAAAATAATCGCATACTAGTGAAACAATGGATTGCTGATAACCTGAAATAA